A part of Pseudomonas sp. HR96 genomic DNA contains:
- a CDS encoding LysR family transcriptional regulator yields the protein MQIRAFVRIAEHGSVSRASQALLRAQSVVTRSIRDLELDLDVQLFERHASGMLLTPQGKSILPRAQRVLAELEAIPALLGHAPHEPLYLLQTRRLEIFVKLCETQHMQTVANTFGLTQPAISAALKVLEDGAGKVLFERTARGLQPTRASQDMLLPVRRVLNELRHIPDDVALLKGSLQGVVTVGALPLGRTRILPEAIVRLLARHPGVRVATNESPFNLLAMELRAGDVDFVLGALRSNDYASDLHGEQLLTEEMVILARREHPLLAQAVSLDDLGDARWVLPRADTPARVLLEAHFAGLGRAPLAPVVETGDMAIIRGLLMRSDMLAVVSAHQLEYEIASGELRPLTLQLRDTYRPIGLIYRRNGLHSPAAQALLEQIRQVAAQSV from the coding sequence ATGCAGATCCGCGCCTTCGTGCGCATCGCCGAGCATGGCAGCGTCTCGCGCGCCTCCCAGGCGCTGCTGCGCGCGCAGTCGGTGGTGACCCGCTCGATCCGCGACCTGGAGCTGGACCTCGACGTGCAGCTGTTCGAGCGCCACGCCAGCGGCATGCTGCTCACCCCTCAAGGCAAGTCGATCCTGCCGCGGGCGCAACGGGTGCTGGCTGAACTGGAGGCCATCCCGGCGCTGCTCGGGCATGCTCCGCACGAGCCGCTGTATCTGCTGCAGACCCGGCGCCTGGAAATCTTCGTCAAGCTCTGCGAGACCCAGCACATGCAGACCGTGGCCAACACCTTCGGCCTGACTCAGCCGGCCATCAGCGCCGCACTCAAGGTGCTCGAGGACGGCGCCGGCAAAGTATTGTTCGAACGCACCGCGCGCGGCCTGCAGCCGACCCGCGCGAGCCAGGACATGTTGCTGCCCGTGCGCCGGGTGCTCAACGAGTTGCGCCACATCCCCGACGACGTTGCTCTGCTCAAAGGCTCGTTGCAGGGGGTGGTGACCGTCGGCGCGCTGCCGCTGGGGCGCACGCGCATTCTTCCCGAAGCCATTGTGCGCCTGCTGGCCCGTCACCCCGGGGTGCGCGTGGCGACCAACGAAAGCCCGTTCAACCTGCTGGCCATGGAACTGCGTGCGGGGGATGTGGATTTCGTGCTCGGCGCGCTGCGTTCGAACGACTACGCCAGCGACCTGCACGGCGAACAGCTGCTGACCGAAGAAATGGTCATCCTCGCTCGCCGCGAACACCCGCTGCTGGCCCAGGCGGTCAGCCTGGATGACCTCGGCGACGCGCGCTGGGTGCTGCCGCGCGCCGACACCCCGGCGCGGGTGCTGCTCGAAGCGCACTTTGCCGGGCTGGGCCGCGCGCCACTGGCGCCGGTGGTAGAGACCGGCGACATGGCCATCATCCGTGGCCTGCTGATGCGTTCGGACATGCTGGCGGTGGTCTCGGCGCACCAGCTGGAATACGAAATCGCCTCCGGCGAGCTGCGCCCGCTGACCTTGCAGCTGCGCGACACCTACCGGCCGATCGGTTTGATCTACCGGCGCAACGGCCTGCACTCGCCGGCGGCGCAGGCCTTGCTGGAGCAGATCCGCCAGGTGGCGGCGCAAAGCGTCTAG
- a CDS encoding gallate dioxygenase encodes MARIIGGLAVSHTPTIGFAVDHDKQDEAAWAPIFESFKPIKAWLAQKKPDVLFYIFNDHVTSFFFDHYSAFALGVDDHYDVADEGGGKRDLPAIGGHAALSRHIGNSLMADEFDLSFFRDKPIDHGLFSPMSALMPFKDGWPVQVVPLQVGVLQFPIPSARRCYNLGLALRRAIESYPEDLAVAIVATGGVSHQVHGERCGFNNPQWDAQFLDLLVNDPQRLTEITLAEYATLGGMEGSEVITWLIMRGALSANVHKLHQDYYLPSMTGIATLLLENQAQATPLDAQLQERHRQHMAHQLAGIEQLPGTYPFTLERSHRGYRLNRFLHNLIDPAWRQRFLDNPQALFEEHRLTAEECSLVTARDWQGLIRYGAIFFLLEKLGAVVGVSNLHIYSAMKGLSLEEFQKTRNQQVTYSVAGKR; translated from the coding sequence ATGGCGCGAATCATCGGCGGCCTCGCCGTCTCCCACACGCCCACCATCGGCTTTGCGGTCGACCACGACAAGCAGGACGAGGCGGCCTGGGCGCCGATATTCGAAAGCTTCAAGCCGATCAAGGCATGGCTGGCGCAGAAGAAGCCGGACGTCCTCTTCTACATCTTCAACGACCACGTCACCTCGTTCTTCTTCGACCACTATTCGGCCTTCGCCCTGGGCGTCGACGACCATTACGACGTCGCCGACGAGGGTGGCGGCAAGCGCGACCTGCCGGCCATCGGCGGCCATGCGGCGCTGTCGCGGCACATCGGCAACAGCCTGATGGCCGACGAATTCGACCTGTCATTCTTTCGCGACAAGCCGATCGACCATGGCCTGTTCTCGCCGATGTCGGCGCTGATGCCGTTCAAGGACGGCTGGCCAGTGCAGGTGGTGCCGCTGCAGGTCGGCGTGTTGCAGTTCCCGATTCCCAGCGCGCGGCGCTGCTACAACCTGGGCCTGGCCCTGCGCCGCGCCATCGAGAGTTATCCCGAAGACCTTGCCGTGGCCATTGTCGCCACCGGCGGGGTCTCGCACCAGGTCCACGGCGAGCGCTGCGGTTTCAACAACCCGCAGTGGGACGCGCAGTTCCTCGACCTGCTGGTCAACGACCCGCAGCGCCTGACCGAAATCACCCTGGCCGAATACGCCACCCTGGGCGGCATGGAGGGTTCCGAGGTGATCACCTGGCTGATCATGCGTGGCGCCTTGTCGGCCAATGTGCACAAGCTGCATCAGGACTACTACCTGCCGTCGATGACCGGCATCGCCACCTTGCTCCTGGAAAACCAGGCGCAGGCCACCCCGCTGGACGCGCAGCTGCAGGAGCGTCACCGCCAGCACATGGCCCATCAGCTGGCCGGCATCGAGCAACTGCCCGGCACCTACCCGTTCACCCTGGAACGCAGTCATCGCGGCTATCGCCTCAACCGGTTCCTGCACAACCTGATCGACCCGGCCTGGCGCCAACGCTTTCTCGACAACCCCCAGGCGCTGTTCGAAGAGCACCGGCTGACAGCCGAGGAATGCTCGCTGGTCACCGCGCGCGACTGGCAGGGGTTGATCCGCTACGGCGCGATCTTTTTCCTGCTGGAAAAGCTCGGCGCGGTGGTGGGCGTGTCCAACCTGCATATCTACTCGGCGATGAAGGGGCTGAGCCTGGAAGAATTCCAGAAGACCCGCAACCAGCAGGTCACCTACTCGGTGGCGGGCAAGCGCTAG